The genomic interval GTAGGCTCATAAGAAATCGTTGACAAGGTCAGCATCTATTTTGCCGTCGAGGCTCTATCCAGGGACAGATCATTCCAAGGGCCCAGTGAGGCAGATCACTGGGCTCGAGTCCTTGTTCAGAGAGGAGATAGCCAGCCAAATTCGGATTCTACTTTTAAAACTGAGCAGTGTCTGTTATCCTAACCCAGGGTACCTTAACATAGGATGTAGATGTGAATACATGAATAACTAAGGAAACCCAGTTAAAACAGAAGAACTAGGCCTATCCAGAGCCCTTGCACTATGAGGGTTTGGgagatttttcttcaaaaaaaaaaggaataaaaaactaTTACCATGTCACTAAGTTGAGAATTAGGAGTAATTGTGGGAATCTGAGATTCTGGACACAAGACAGACTTGAGAGAAGGGGTTGCTGGGTTGTCCATCTATGTgaccattttaatattttctggggTTGATTCCTAAAGGAACAAATGGAACGATTGTGTACTGACAATTATTGCTGAATATAGATTAGAGCATACCCTGTATTTAGAAGGtaataacattttgttttaaacattttaatctgAACAAAACTAACTTATTTGCAGACTTGCTGTGAGAAACAGCGCTCCCTGTGTCCTGGCTCTGCAGGTGCATAAGGCGTGGTGGGGACCGTGTCCGGGTTGGGGGCTAGGTCggcggggcagggggtggggctaGGTTGGCGGGGCAGTGGCGGGGGCTAGgttggtggggagaggagagaaggcgCACCGGTTCTGAGTTCTGCGGAGTTCTCGCCTCGCTGCTGATGAAAGCATTCAGTTAACAGATCAACCCAACagcaatatattaatacattctgGGTACAAATGATTTATAAACTCAAAAGAAATTAGTTTATGCTAAAACATATATAACTTTCAATTCAGTCTTTGCTTTAAAACAAGCGGATCTGTTAGGCTATTATATATGCTTTGTCTTTGAGACGCGACCCTTATTGTGCCTTCTTGCTTATTACTCCGTTCGCTGCACTGAAGTAGGCTTTGGAAAAACCATTCTTGacttctttccctgcctcttccatGGCTTTCTTCATTGGCTTTTTCCGGTATGTCTGTTGGGATGTGTACAtgttgaagagaaaaagagaaagggattCGTTAATAGAACCTTGTCTGTAATGTGACTTAGGGTCTAAAACAATGCATGATATCATTGGGTACTGAACTTTCTAGTAAGAATGCTTATTTGTTAAATAATGGTTGTTAAGCTTCTGACTAAAAACAAGACAAATGCATGAATTCCAATGAAAAGCTGTCTTACCTTACCCACATCAGGTTAGTACTGATATATTGTTTTATGGGATTAGCATTCAAATTCTGCATTAGTTGCTTACATGGAGGGAATGATTTTTGgggaagtctttttaaaaaaatcaaggtaTAAGTGAAATTCAGTGCATTAGTTCAGGTGTATAACAGGATTTAATGCTTGTAAATAATTTAATGCTTGTTAAATGGTCACACTGTGTAGCTTACCATCCCACATATAGGATTTACCATACTTACCATCCCACAagaattttttcttgtgatgagaacttttaagatctagtctcttagcaactttcaagtatgcaCTATGACTTAaggatataaatttaaaaaaaaatgcaattcaaGTGAAAAAGTGCTATTATTTCAAAAGTACTGGTACCTGAGATTTTGGCTTGATTTGTGTCTTGGCACAGCCTCCCTATTCAGACAAAATATATGatctcactttttttaaaaaagcgaaTAGTTACCAACTCAGGGTCAGGACTGACCTTGACTGTGGCTCTAAGCACCACTGCTCCCCACTGCTGAACTATGGATTCCTTCAAGTTTCAACACCAAGACGAATTGCTTAGTCTGCTACCaacattcatcttttttttttttaggagaggGGTGGCTTTGTTTGGTTCTATCAATGGTTGCTTCTTTAGAAATTCTCAAAGGAAACTTTTATCTCACGGAAGACAAAGCCTTGCCAGTCCAACTTCCAAAACACAAGAGCTGAAAAGCAATCAGAAGTTCTGCTCCCACAGCCGCATTCTGTATAAAACCACCGTACATTTGCTCAAAATCAACCCAAACTAACGTCAGTGAGCACTTGTTTGTTTGTGGGAGAAAATGCAGTCAATACAATTTCAGAAGTACCATTTTGAATAAACTGTATATCCTCGTTTTTCTTATGAAGCTTTCTATTTCCGCAGCCCACAGAGGAGCAATTTAAAATCGACCACCACCTGAGGCCTGTGCTGTCACCGCTGCCATCAGTTCTTTAGAACAGAGTTGCTCGGAAATTGCATTTTGAAAATCCCTTCCACTTAAATTGTTAAAAAGCAAATGACACTTAAGGAAAAGTCAATGTGACCTTCTCATCCTGGTTCACCtcaaaagaaaatacagtattgtaaagtaaaaaaataatttaaaaaaaagaatgttttcaaaTCAACAATAAGCCTACACTCTTGCAGTAGCTAATGGAAACTAGTTTTCACCGTTAGGTTCATTTAGTCCATGTTCTCTCCATTCATAGAGATTTCCTGGGTCTGTGTTACTATACACAGTGTTTACCTTTCACAGGTCAGACTTTGGCAGCCTGGTGCAAATACAAGATTCAAATGCATAGTATTTTTGATGAAACTTCACAGGCATGCATTGAAAAACGTTTGGCAGAATGCCCGCCAGACCACTAACAGGGGTTAGTTATCCTATGGAGGAGGGTGCAGGGAGACGAGTTGAGAAGGCAGGGTGCAGGGTGGACTGTGTGCACCTCTGTTATCTGAACTGATCAACAAGCCTGCACTCCCGCAACGTTTAACTGGTACAATTAAAAACGTAACGCAGAGGTGCTCAGCCTCATGTTTTGCTGTTGACTGTTCGAGTTTAAACGTACCTGAATGTAGAAGTTTAAGAAGAGGATGACCAGCGTCATCATGTAAGAAGactggaagaggaggcagccgAGGGGGAAGCCGCAGGGCCTGACCACGGCGCTCATGGTGTGGCTGATGGTGAGCAGGAACTGCACCTGTGGGCGGCAAGGGCGGCTCGCTCTGTGCTCAGGCAGCTGCAGGCCTGCTCCCGGGGCGAGACAACCCCGGAGGCACCCCAGGGGCCCACTCTCCTCTCCGGGAATTTGCTTGGAAGTTAGGAAGTATGTAAAATTGGCCATTGTTAATTTTCTCTGGGAAACATCAGGTCAGGCCATTTATCTAGAAACGCTTCAGCAGACAATCACTTCAAAAGTATTCGTCTACATTTCACAGCAAGGAGTGAGCTAGCTGCATATTCCACACGCACAGGATGCATTTCGTACACGAAGGACACTTTAACAAGGTGTCACTCTTAAAAGCCCATTTTTAGAGAGAGACTGGCAGCCTCATCCCCCACAGGAAAGCCTCCGGCCTCCAGGGCAGGGACCGAACATGCAGCCGCGGCCCGTGGAGCAGAGCCGGCGGGGGGCGGACGTACCAGCTGGGCCTGCGTCAGGTACTTCTTCCACCAGAGGTACTTGTGCATGGACGGGAACACGGACAGCCCGTAGTAGGAGTACATGAGGATGTGGATGAAGCTGTTCAGGGTGGGGCCAAAGAAACCTAGGAGAGCACAGGAGGCATTATCGTTCCTCTGGGAGGCAGGACCGGCCGTTCTGTGTCAAGTACTGTTCCTCCCGTCATAATCGCACAAACAACACGGCGCTCACAGAACTCACCCCAATTCCTGTGCCATCACCGCAGGAGTCAACCAGACACCTAGAGAGAGGGACTCACCTGGGACTGGCTGGGACTCTGAAAACCATACAGCTTACTCCCCATTTTGCCAGGGCGATGCTGTCTCTGTCATGACTACCATTTAACCAGGAAACAGAATTTGAGAGAGAACATGTGTTTGCTTTCGCTAAACCTTCCAGCCATTTGGATTGTAGACAGACTGGATGATGGTAGCCTTTGTACATGGCTGAACAGGGCGCTCGAGAGTCAGGGAAAATGTTCTGCCCTTCATAATTAGGTAAATGGAATCTCCCTGGAAGGGACCTAGAACCAGGAGATGCTGCAGAAGGTGAATCGGGGAAGGTCCCGCAGGATGAGAAGAGGCTGAGGTGGGCTGGGGACTTTCCCAGTGGCCGGGAAGCCTCCTGGACATCTGGGACAGGGAGTGTCTAACACTTTTGGGTAGCTGCTGTGCTGAGCTGTGCCGGGGCACCCCCCATCCCCTGCCGTCACCTCATGACAGGTGCTGTCATCCACGTGGGTGAGTCGTGCTTCAGGAAACTAAGGAGCAAGGGCTAAGTTCTGTGTTGGGTCAACTAAGGGTCAAAGGATTGAAATGCAAGAGGTGAGGAAGCGCACAAGCCGAGGAGCGGGGAAGCAGGGTGTGAGAAGCAGGTAGGTGAAGGGCTCCGGACCGGGTGCAGCACAAGGTGAGTGCGACAGGCTGGCCTGGGATCCAGGCGGCTGGTCTGTGAGCTGCCAACCCCGGGGAGAGGAGACAGGCTGTGCAGCTGCAGGACCACCTAAATAGCTTTGTCGCCTTGCATATATTACTTTGTAAATTTtgtttcttatctggaaaattggTGTAAGTAATTACCGCTTAACGCTGTGATGGGGTTAACTATATAAGCTAGAAGGCACTGCGCATATGTgggttaattaatttaaattctcCTGCCTGGCTTACCAGTCCTGGATTAACAGTTTGGATAGATCAATGCAAATCAGTGAATATGACAAAAGGAACAGCACCAGGAATCTAGCAAGTCCTTATACACTGGCTGGAATGACTTGTCAGGGCACTGGATTTATATGAAAGCACAAATATAGTTTCAGACTACCAGGCAGCACaatattagtgatttttttttttttaccaacctGAGTTTTCATTTCcgtcaattaatttttaaaaagtagttgctGCTTATAATTTTCATAGTATTCTAGACTGAACAGAAACTATCACACACATAGAATCCCCGTGAATGAAACACAATGTCTTTACACAGTGGTTAAGATCGACTTTCAGatgctttcagttcagctcagttcagtcgctcagtcgtgtccgactctttagtgatttataaatgaaactttttttttttaatacccttGACAGCTGTCCTTTGGTATTGATTTTAGTCTACATATGATTACATTATAGTCTATATTCTTAGTAACTAAACTCAAACCAGAGGATGTCAGTCTAGGAGAGGTGGAAAAGGGTCTCTTCTGTCCACTGTACCTGCAGCAAGCTTACTTCACACTGGAGTTTAAATTGACATCTTCATAGTCAGTGTACTGCAGATAcccctagttttgttttttttttttaatatcatctcTACAAGTTCCTATATCCCAGGACAAAATCATTCTGACCTGAGTTTCACCTGATTTTTCATAGAATACTTTTGAATTCTTGGGTATGAAACAATAAATATCCAATAGAAAAGTACTGTTCTTTCTTGAGCACTGTTTCTCAAACTGCAGGTCAGAACTCACATCAACTGTGAAAGTACAGTGAGAgttattagctttttaaaaagtgaggtcactgtttttttttttttttataagaatcACACAGAGACAGGCTAAATACTGTTTCGTGAAATTTGTTTCATTCAATATGAGTACCCTGGGttgtaatataatataatacTTATTGATGtctcagtaaaaagaaaaaaattgacagcCACTGCTCTGGTGGGTCAGAGggatgtgattttaatttttcagaatggataaacaagccCCCAAAGTTGAAATGACTGCATCTGTACCACAGCTGGGGGGTCGTGACTGGAAGGCGCTGTGTTTCTACCGCCCCAGGGCGTGGGGTAACCTGCTCCAGCTGGGACATGCGCTTCTGCCATCAGACGTATGGTGCGTGGAagagaaaacacttttaaaatttatcctaaTACTCAAAGATTTTGCCAGGATCAAAGATGAGAAACGAAACGGCCACCAGCAAACATGTGCTTCCGTGTGACGGGCAGGAGACCCATTACACAGAACTGACAAACGTTTACTCACTTTGCCCACAAGGTATCCAGTTCAAGACGCACCACCAGATGTTAAACATGGAGGCGTGATGGTAGACATGAAGAAAGGTGATCTGGCTGGTTTTCTTCCGCAACACAAAGAAAATTGTGTCCAGGAACTCTATTAATTTGGAGAAGTAGTACCACCACAACACCCTGGCTACCTGTACGAGAAGTCAAGCGGGAGGAAGACAGGGTGAGCTGCGACGCCGCCCAGGGCCGCCTGCCCCTGCGGGCACCAGGCCATGCTTCCCCGGCTCACCTGCCCAGCTCTCAGACCAGCAAGAACCATCTCACCCGGCGTCCCTGCTGCCAGCTATTCCTTATTCCCAGCAACCCAGCCCCATCTAGTGAAAGGAATTATTGCATCTTTCCAAAATATTGGGGAGGGGGGACCGAAAGTCTGTTCCCTTTCTGTGCTCCactgttttctttctgatcttttatttcttaaacttgATCAGTTGTATAGAATTCCTAATAGTATGGATTTGGGTGATTTACTTTTCCTAGTGTTGTTTAAACTTGTTTCTCTATCCTCCACACTTTCTGTAAAGACCAATGACAGAGGCTTAGCTGGATTCAGGTTTAAGGCTGGGGGTAAgattacagttgacccttaacAACGGGGCAGGGAGGGATGGTCATGGCATGGACCCCCTACACAGTCCAGCATCCGTGTATAACTTACAGCCAGCCCTCCGTAGCGTGGTTCCTCCATGTCAGGTTGTACAGCACTTTAGTACTGAAGAGAGTCTGTGTATTAAGTGGACCTGTGTAATTCAAACTCACTTGGTTTAGTGGTCAACTGTACTTCAGGCGTGGGTCTGTGTACTTCCTATGGAATCACATCAAGAGGTACCCAACTTCTGGTTGTCCCACTGACACTAACATCAACAGAGTTCAGGTGTTAACAGCCTGACCTAATCATCGTGAAGCTTCCACTCAACTTTCACCCAGTAGTTTCAGCATTTACAGATGACTGCTGTGTGGACCCATTACCCTTCACTAGAAGCTGCAAAATGgtgcttttcaaattttctttatacTTATGTGCATGTTTTTGTCTTTATAGAAATAGCTCTTCCTCTTGAGCTATTTGGAAACTTACATAGCAGGTGAgatgttgttagtcactcagtcgtgtccaactctgtgaccgccatagaccatagccctccaggctcctctgtgggatttcccaggcaagaatactggagtgggttgccatgcccttctccaggggatgttcctgacccaggggatcgaacctgggtctcctgcattgcaggcagtttctttattgtttgagccaccagggaagctcttcctCTTTAGCTATTTGGAAACTGACATATGAATGGCAGGATAGATGTTtgattcttttcaattttttttttctagatttacTTGGTGTCCTAGTAACCTTCAAAAGgtaacaaagatttttttttagtgtcaTTTTAAACCCATttagtttttataaatttaatatgtCAGTATTCCTTTTGATACTCAAACTGTCCCACTTTAGCTGTGGGAGTCCCTTTAAGCTGGCCCTTACATCTTCTTGTCATGACCCCAGCTTCCTGGCTCTGTCACATGATGTCCTGGATTCTTCTCATGTATGTATTTCCCCCCGCCGCCCACTGAACAGGAAGCGGTCAACTCTCTAAGAACACTAAACCCTCCTGTTGGATTATATTTAGAGAGCATGATGTGGGTATCACTGCTGGTTTCTCAGAGACTAACTAGACCTTTCCTGTGAACAGAGCTAAAAAACCACGTTTTAGAAAGAATGTTCATTTTGATATTTCTGATTTAAATCTATGATTACTGAGTCTTGGTTTCTCTTTTCTATGTTTCAAATATTAGTTGTAACGATATTGACATTATTATGTACTTTATCTTAAGTATACCTGTAATAGTCCCACAAAAAGCAATaccaatatttttattaataagagCAGCGCCCGCCCCCCTCCAAATTACTGAATGCCGTTGAGGTCATCTCGCTCAGGGTATGCAGTCAAAACACTGTTTAAAGGCACATGAAAGAATTCCTTGGGTGGTTATGTCAGAAACTTAATATATgggtaattattttatttccaagaTGTGGAGTGAGAGGCTGCCttgcattctttttaaatttgctttataATTATGTAAAAACACCTACTGTTTCTGAAAATTAGACAAGGGACATTCAGAGAAGTACAATTTCCACCTCTGTCTACTCTGCCCTGGTCCCTCCCCTAAAAGGAAACCATCGTGTTTGCTTatggttttaaaaagaaacaatggcAGAATAAACTAAAAGCTAAGACACGCATATTCCTATCATTTTCTGCACATGCGGCCCTGTACTATAAGCATGGtctgtgggt from Budorcas taxicolor isolate Tak-1 chromosome 11, Takin1.1, whole genome shotgun sequence carries:
- the ELOVL2 gene encoding elongation of very long chain fatty acids protein 2, encoding MTVLLSGGLKMQGMKEHLFSICFGHRPIIDAFTDTTSSKLHEHLKAFDDEVNAFLDNMFGPRDARVRGWFMLDSYLPTLSLTVLYLLLIWLGNRGMRNRPALSLRGVLTLYNLGITLLSAYMLAELILSSWEGGYNLQCQDLTSAGEADIRVARVLWWYYFSKLIEFLDTIFFVLRKKTSQITFLHVYHHASMFNIWWCVLNWIPCGQSFFGPTLNSFIHILMYSYYGLSVFPSMHKYLWWKKYLTQAQLVQFLLTISHTMSAVVRPCGFPLGCLLFQSSYMMTLVILFLNFYIQTYRKKPMKKAMEEAGKEVKNGFSKAYFSAANGVISKKAQ